Proteins encoded within one genomic window of Nonomuraea gerenzanensis:
- a CDS encoding GNAT family N-acetyltransferase, with protein sequence MTSYRAILPTELDRVTAWVVSEPVGSISAERYLAELAENMYRPEWTWIAEAGDRVVGRALWWGPKGSAEPVALDCLDVDPGVGDRAAVAAELIKAAVAGIAGPVQYAIKTNGGWRDDPVVSAAVGWRRAAAHAAGLTREVERLQFEWTPDAGVPSAAGRLRFAQASDEEFLKVFRRIAEGSLDAQTRANLAAKGPEATAREELDFYLRAPGERDWWRLACTEEGEVAGLAIPSATPYSVNVGYLGVVPEQRGRGYVDELLAEITRLHAAGGASRITATTDMGNTPMAAAFRRAGYRNTEIRINLSNG encoded by the coding sequence ATGACTTCCTACCGTGCGATTCTGCCCACCGAGCTCGATCGGGTCACCGCCTGGGTCGTGAGCGAGCCCGTCGGGTCGATCTCCGCCGAGCGTTACCTCGCGGAGCTGGCCGAGAACATGTACCGGCCGGAATGGACGTGGATCGCCGAGGCCGGTGACCGGGTGGTGGGGCGGGCCCTGTGGTGGGGGCCGAAGGGCAGTGCGGAGCCGGTCGCGCTCGACTGCCTCGACGTGGATCCCGGGGTCGGGGATCGCGCCGCGGTCGCCGCCGAGCTGATCAAGGCAGCGGTGGCCGGGATCGCGGGGCCGGTGCAGTACGCGATCAAGACGAACGGCGGATGGCGGGACGATCCGGTCGTCTCGGCGGCCGTGGGGTGGCGGCGGGCGGCGGCGCACGCGGCCGGGCTGACCCGGGAGGTGGAGCGGCTGCAGTTCGAGTGGACGCCGGACGCCGGGGTGCCCTCGGCGGCGGGCCGGCTGCGGTTCGCGCAGGCGTCCGACGAGGAGTTCCTGAAGGTGTTCCGCAGGATCGCCGAGGGCAGCCTGGACGCCCAGACCCGGGCGAACCTGGCGGCCAAGGGGCCGGAGGCGACCGCTCGCGAGGAGCTGGACTTCTACCTGCGGGCGCCGGGCGAGCGGGACTGGTGGCGGCTGGCCTGCACCGAGGAGGGCGAGGTGGCCGGCCTGGCGATCCCGTCCGCGACGCCGTACAGCGTGAATGTGGGGTATCTCGGGGTGGTGCCGGAGCAGCGCGGGCGGGGGTACGTGGACGAGTTGCTCGCCGAGATCACCCGGCTGCACGCGGCAGGCGGCGCGTCGCGGATCACCGCCACCACCGACATGGGCAATACGCCGATGGCGGCGGCGTTCCGGCGGGCCGGTTACCGCAACACGGAGATCCGGATCAATCTCTCGAACGGTTAG
- a CDS encoding NADPH-dependent F420 reductase — protein MTTIAFIGSGHIGGTVARLAAAAGYDVVLSNSRGPETLQDLVAELGPKARAATPAEAAAAGDLVVVSIPLRAYRDVPVEPLAGKTVLDTNNYYSQRDGDFPQLDDGSTTSSELLQQHLPASRVVKVFNNIFFEHLKALPRPSGAPDRSALPIAGDDAAGKQEASAFLDAIGYDAVDAGPLAEGWRFQPGTPVYGNAYAGESANFWESPGVPAGTERIRADLDAAKR, from the coding sequence ATGACGACTATCGCCTTCATCGGCAGCGGACACATCGGCGGCACCGTCGCCCGGCTCGCCGCGGCAGCCGGCTACGACGTCGTGCTCAGCAACTCCCGGGGCCCGGAGACGCTCCAGGACCTGGTGGCCGAGCTGGGGCCCAAAGCCCGCGCGGCGACCCCGGCGGAGGCAGCGGCGGCCGGGGACCTGGTCGTCGTCAGCATTCCGCTACGGGCGTACCGTGACGTGCCCGTGGAGCCGCTCGCCGGCAAGACCGTTCTCGACACCAACAACTACTACTCGCAGCGCGACGGGGACTTCCCGCAGCTCGACGACGGCTCCACCACGTCCAGCGAGCTGCTGCAGCAGCACCTGCCGGCGTCGCGGGTCGTCAAGGTGTTCAACAACATCTTCTTCGAGCACCTGAAGGCCCTGCCCCGCCCCAGCGGCGCGCCCGACCGCAGCGCCCTGCCGATCGCGGGTGACGACGCCGCCGGGAAGCAGGAGGCGAGCGCGTTCCTGGACGCGATCGGCTACGACGCCGTGGACGCGGGCCCGCTGGCGGAGGGCTGGCGGTTCCAGCCCGGGACGCCGGTGTACGGCAACGCGTACGCGGGTGAGAGCGCGAACTTCTGGGAGTCTCCGGGCGTACCGGCGGGCACCGAGCGGATCCGGGCCGACCTGGACGCCGCCAAGCGCTGA
- a CDS encoding MmyB family transcriptional regulator, which produces MLHPERFVVTAVTYLRLTLTRYPDASELRGLMDELVAGSEVSARMWHSHAFHIDRHLRQQVRHPQLGPIELDFDILTVPEQEQQVVIRTADPDSPAYRSLQLPKRTEPLAPVSNPA; this is translated from the coding sequence GTGCTCCATCCGGAGCGGTTCGTCGTCACGGCGGTCACCTACCTGCGCCTGACCCTCACCCGCTACCCGGACGCCTCCGAGCTGCGCGGCCTGATGGACGAGCTGGTGGCCGGCAGCGAGGTGTCCGCCCGGATGTGGCACTCCCACGCCTTCCACATCGACCGGCACCTGCGCCAGCAGGTACGCCATCCGCAGCTCGGCCCCATCGAGCTGGACTTCGACATCCTCACCGTCCCCGAACAGGAACAGCAGGTCGTCATCCGCACGGCCGACCCGGACTCCCCGGCGTACCGGTCGCTCCAGCTGCCGAAGCGAACCGAGCCGCTCGCGCCGGTGTCCAACCCTGCATGA
- a CDS encoding MFS transporter, with protein sequence MRSVIPLVLLGLGSMITALDFTLVYVALPEIGREVGFSARDLQWVVSAYAVPFGGFLLLGGRLADVVGRRRMFVVGMVLYGVASLLGGLAGTAGLLIGARALQGVGGAVLMPATLSLVVTLFEEGRARNRAMTVWAVCGASGMSVGALLGGVLTGAFGWEAVFFVNVPLVGVAVVAAFGVLAPDGVRASAGRSGGFDLPGALAGTAGVTGLVFAISRGAESGWGSAGVLVPLVVAVGLLVAFVVIEARSRSPLMPLRLLANRHTSAAAGAILVYGMTLQCVPYFLALHFQDVLGYDALQSGLAFLGPTLGITLGNLAGERLIPLLGLRGTLLLSVVVGVAGTGVLGLSLSVDGTYLGLLAGAVCFGVGSGLSFTTMFILASTGVAAHEQGVVSGLSSTVLQAGSGVGLAVLVAVADRGGSGGLTGEALRVATVEGLRGAFFVAAGIAVVGVVAAVAIPRRVPVSR encoded by the coding sequence ATGAGATCTGTGATCCCTCTTGTTCTGCTGGGGCTGGGCAGCATGATCACTGCCCTGGACTTCACCCTCGTCTACGTCGCCTTGCCGGAGATCGGCCGGGAGGTCGGGTTCTCCGCCCGCGATCTGCAGTGGGTGGTGAGTGCGTACGCGGTGCCGTTCGGTGGGTTCTTGCTGCTCGGTGGGCGGTTGGCGGATGTGGTGGGGCGGCGGCGGATGTTCGTGGTCGGGATGGTTCTGTACGGGGTCGCGTCGTTGCTCGGGGGGCTGGCCGGGACGGCTGGGCTGTTGATCGGGGCGCGGGCGTTGCAGGGGGTGGGGGGCGCGGTGCTGATGCCGGCGACGTTGTCCCTGGTGGTGACCCTATTCGAGGAGGGGCGGGCGCGGAATCGGGCCATGACGGTGTGGGCCGTGTGTGGGGCCAGTGGGATGAGTGTGGGGGCGTTGCTGGGTGGGGTGCTCACCGGGGCGTTCGGGTGGGAGGCGGTGTTCTTCGTGAACGTGCCGTTGGTGGGCGTGGCTGTTGTGGCGGCGTTCGGGGTGCTGGCTCCGGACGGTGTGCGGGCTTCGGCGGGGCGTTCGGGTGGGTTCGACCTGCCTGGGGCGCTGGCCGGGACCGCGGGGGTGACCGGGCTGGTGTTCGCGATCTCGCGCGGCGCCGAGTCGGGGTGGGGCTCCGCCGGAGTCCTGGTGCCGCTGGTGGTGGCGGTGGGGCTGCTCGTGGCGTTCGTGGTGATCGAGGCCCGCAGCCGCAGCCCGCTCATGCCGCTGCGCCTGCTGGCCAACCGGCACACGAGCGCCGCCGCCGGGGCCATCCTGGTGTACGGGATGACCCTGCAGTGCGTCCCGTACTTCCTGGCCCTGCACTTCCAGGACGTGCTCGGCTACGACGCCCTGCAGTCGGGCCTGGCCTTCCTCGGGCCGACCCTCGGCATCACCCTGGGGAACCTGGCCGGTGAGCGGCTGATCCCCCTCCTCGGGCTGCGCGGCACGTTGCTCCTCAGCGTGGTGGTGGGGGTGGCCGGCACGGGGGTGCTGGGGCTCAGCCTCTCCGTGGACGGGACGTACCTAGGGCTGCTCGCCGGGGCCGTCTGCTTCGGGGTGGGATCCGGGTTGTCGTTCACCACCATGTTCATCCTCGCCTCGACGGGGGTGGCCGCGCATGAGCAGGGGGTGGTGTCCGGGCTGTCGTCCACGGTGTTGCAGGCGGGGAGCGGGGTGGGGCTGGCTGTGCTGGTGGCGGTGGCCGATCGGGGTGGGAGCGGTGGGCTGACCGGGGAGGCGTTGCGGGTGGCCACCGTGGAGGGGTTGCGGGGGGCGTTCTTCGTGGCGGCGGGGATCGCGGTGGTGGGGGTGGTGGCGGCGGTGGCGATTCCGCGG
- a CDS encoding polyprenyl synthetase family protein encodes MSAPPVVDLPIADERLAQDVANGLAAVEKLLRSSVESEDAFVTEVSKHLIEAGGKRFRTLMVLLAAQFGDPSAPGVVPGAVVIELTHLGSLYHDDVMDEAPVRRGSPSANARWDNTVAILTGDYLFAQASDLLADLGPELIRIQAQTFSRLVQGQIRETVGPRADEDPIAHYLGVLADKTGSLIAASGRFGALLSGSPADVEERLSRACEAIGVAWQLGDDLLDVASTGAQSGKTPGTDLREGIKTLPVLYALAAGDSPRLTALLSGPVAEQDVEEALTLLRAHPGMAQARAELEAWVNRARADISGLPDIPAKDAFLALCDYVVERSG; translated from the coding sequence ATGTCTGCGCCTCCCGTGGTTGACCTTCCCATTGCGGACGAGCGGTTGGCGCAGGACGTGGCCAACGGACTGGCCGCAGTCGAGAAGCTCCTGCGCTCGTCGGTGGAGAGCGAGGACGCCTTCGTCACCGAGGTGTCCAAGCACCTCATCGAGGCGGGCGGCAAGCGGTTCCGCACCCTGATGGTCCTGCTCGCCGCCCAGTTCGGCGACCCGTCGGCGCCGGGTGTCGTGCCCGGCGCCGTGGTCATCGAGCTGACCCACCTCGGCTCGCTCTACCACGACGACGTCATGGACGAGGCCCCGGTCCGCCGGGGCTCCCCGTCCGCCAACGCCCGGTGGGACAACACCGTGGCCATCCTCACCGGCGACTACCTGTTCGCCCAGGCCTCCGACCTGCTCGCCGACCTCGGCCCCGAGCTGATCAGGATCCAGGCCCAGACGTTCTCCCGGCTCGTACAGGGCCAGATCCGCGAGACCGTCGGCCCGCGCGCCGACGAGGACCCGATCGCCCACTACCTCGGCGTCCTGGCCGACAAGACGGGCTCGCTCATCGCCGCCTCCGGCCGCTTCGGCGCGCTGCTGTCCGGCTCTCCCGCCGACGTGGAGGAGCGCCTCAGCCGGGCCTGCGAGGCGATCGGCGTGGCCTGGCAGCTCGGCGACGACCTGCTGGACGTGGCCTCCACCGGCGCCCAGTCGGGCAAGACGCCCGGCACGGACCTGCGCGAGGGCATCAAGACGCTCCCCGTACTGTACGCGCTGGCCGCCGGCGACTCCCCGCGCCTGACGGCCCTGCTCTCCGGCCCGGTCGCCGAGCAGGACGTCGAGGAGGCGCTCACCCTGCTGCGCGCCCACCCCGGCATGGCCCAGGCCAGGGCGGAGCTGGAAGCGTGGGTGAACCGCGCCCGGGCCGACATCTCGGGCCTGCCCGACATCCCGGCCAAGGACGCGTTCCTGGCGCTCTGCGACTACGTGGTCGAGCGCTCCGGCTGA
- a CDS encoding helix-turn-helix domain-containing protein: MDRSAELSEFLKSRRARLRPEEAGVPFLSSGTRRVRGLRREELALLAGVSVTHYTRLEQGRSQNVSAEVLDAIADVLRLTGDERAYLHALAHPAHRCHDLPQAAVRPGLQRLLDSLVLTPAFVLGRHANIVAWNSLAAAVFADFAAIPDERRTIAHLIFLDEGIRRLHGERWPRLAREHVAQLRILTARYPANPQVTAHVNALRSESAEFRELWEEHHVAAATHRDYVLDHPVVGELRLSAELVTLPGDPELQGMDLFAAEPGSESEAGLRHLAGTTTRRPSVAGGMPHPPPQLGPS, translated from the coding sequence GTGGATCGAAGCGCTGAGCTGAGCGAGTTCCTGAAGTCCCGGCGGGCCCGCCTGCGCCCCGAGGAGGCCGGCGTCCCGTTCCTGAGCAGCGGCACGCGGCGGGTGCGTGGGCTGCGCCGCGAGGAGCTGGCGCTGCTCGCGGGCGTGAGCGTCACCCACTACACCCGCCTGGAGCAGGGACGCAGCCAGAACGTCTCCGCCGAGGTGCTGGACGCCATCGCCGACGTGCTGCGGCTCACCGGGGACGAGCGGGCGTACCTGCACGCGCTGGCCCACCCGGCGCACCGCTGCCACGACCTCCCCCAGGCGGCGGTGCGGCCGGGGTTGCAGCGGCTGCTCGACTCCCTCGTGCTCACGCCGGCCTTCGTCCTGGGCCGCCACGCGAACATCGTGGCCTGGAACAGCCTCGCCGCCGCCGTCTTCGCCGACTTCGCCGCGATCCCCGACGAGCGCAGGACCATCGCCCACCTGATCTTCCTGGACGAGGGCATCCGACGCCTGCACGGCGAGCGCTGGCCGCGCCTGGCCAGGGAGCACGTGGCACAGCTCCGCATCCTGACCGCCCGCTACCCGGCGAACCCCCAGGTCACGGCGCACGTCAACGCCCTGCGCAGCGAGAGCGCCGAGTTCCGCGAGCTGTGGGAGGAGCATCACGTGGCCGCCGCGACGCACCGCGACTACGTGCTCGACCATCCGGTCGTGGGCGAGCTGCGGCTGTCGGCCGAGCTCGTCACCCTGCCGGGCGACCCGGAGCTGCAGGGCATGGACCTGTTCGCGGCCGAGCCGGGCTCGGAGTCGGAGGCCGGGCTGCGTCACCTGGCCGGTACGACGACACGCCGCCCATCGGTCGCAGGGGGAATGCCGCACCCTCCGCCGCAGTTGGGGCCGTCATGA
- the rarD gene encoding EamA family transporter RarD: MPDLRRGVFLGIAAYTMWGLFPLYWPLLKPSGAVEILAHRMVWSLVVVVAALAVRRHWGWVKELARQPRKLALLTVAAVFVTVNWGTYIYAVNTGHVVESALGYFINPLVNVLFGVVLLRERLRPLQWAAVGFGTLAVLVLTFDYGRLPWIALMLAFSFGVYGLVKKHANVQATESLAVETLVLLLPALGYLGFLQVSGEGTFGQAGAGHAVLLVGAGLITALPLLCFGAAAIRVPLSTIGLLQYIAPILQFACGVLIAKEVMPSSRWIGFSIVWLALAVFTYDSLRAARMNRTARKAAQARLQPERSTT, translated from the coding sequence ATGCCTGACCTCCGGCGTGGCGTGTTCCTCGGGATCGCCGCCTACACCATGTGGGGGCTGTTCCCCCTCTACTGGCCCCTGCTCAAGCCCTCGGGAGCCGTCGAGATCCTCGCCCACCGGATGGTGTGGTCCCTGGTCGTCGTGGTCGCCGCGCTGGCCGTGCGCCGGCACTGGGGCTGGGTCAAGGAGCTGGCGCGGCAGCCGCGCAAGCTCGCCCTGCTCACCGTCGCCGCCGTCTTCGTGACCGTCAACTGGGGCACCTACATCTACGCGGTCAACACCGGCCACGTGGTCGAGAGCGCCCTGGGCTACTTCATCAACCCGCTGGTCAACGTGCTGTTCGGGGTGGTGCTGCTGCGGGAGCGGCTGCGGCCGCTGCAGTGGGCGGCGGTGGGGTTCGGGACGCTGGCGGTGCTGGTGCTCACGTTCGACTACGGCCGGCTGCCGTGGATCGCGCTCATGCTGGCCTTCAGCTTCGGCGTGTACGGGCTGGTCAAGAAGCACGCCAACGTGCAGGCCACGGAGAGCCTGGCGGTCGAGACGCTGGTGCTGTTGCTGCCCGCCCTGGGCTATCTGGGATTCCTGCAGGTGAGCGGGGAGGGCACGTTCGGGCAGGCGGGAGCCGGGCACGCGGTGCTGCTGGTGGGTGCGGGGCTCATCACGGCGCTGCCGTTGCTCTGCTTCGGGGCGGCGGCCATCAGGGTGCCGTTGAGCACGATCGGGCTGCTGCAGTACATCGCGCCGATCCTGCAGTTCGCGTGCGGGGTGCTGATCGCCAAGGAAGTGATGCCGTCGAGCCGGTGGATCGGGTTCTCGATCGTGTGGCTGGCGCTGGCCGTCTTCACCTACGACAGCCTGCGGGCGGCACGGATGAACCGTACCGCCCGCAAGGCCGCCCAGGCGCGGCTTCAGCCGGAGCGCTCGACCACGTAG